The Oryza glaberrima chromosome 9, OglaRS2, whole genome shotgun sequence genome includes a window with the following:
- the LOC127783696 gene encoding ABC transporter G family member 46 — MDDDVDAGEINAVDRRREEGSASAAAFSRSPSTGRVDDDDDDLLTYGRSARRMAALPAPAMPDGTELRRPVGGDVVGDDDYLRFLYKFKERFDRVGIKLPTIEVRYKNLNVEAESYVGSRGLPTILNTYANILKGLANTLHMTTRSKQKISVLHNASGIIKPHRMTLLLGSPGSGKTSLLLALAGTLPSTVKVSGMITYNGHTMDKFIPQRSAAYVSQHDLHMAELTVRETINFSAKCQGVGHHYDLFLELLRREEEENITPDPETDIYLKAATTGEEKAEIVTNHILKILGLDICADTIVGDNMLRGISGGQKRRLTTAEMLVTLGRALFMDEISNGLDSSTTFQIVNTIQQTIHVLGGTAVIALLQPAPETYELFDDIILLSDGQVVYSGPRDHVLEFFKSLGFKCPERKGVADFLQEVTSRKDQKQYWIHGDDTYRYIPVTVIAEAFQCFHVGQAIRSELAIPFDNSKSHIAALKTSKHGVNLKKILKANIDREILLLKRKSFLYIFNALQLTLVAIIAMSVFIRTNMHHDSIENGRMYMGVQFFGTLAIMFKGLAEMGAALANLPVFFKQRDLLFYPAWTYSLPSWIIKTPISFLNTIIWVSITYYVIGFDPNIERCFRQFLVLFVMSEAICGLFRFIAALTRHPVVASTVSEFCILIVMVSSGFILSRDEVKKWLIWEYWTSPLMYALNALAVNEFLSPSWNEALPGFREPLGRLVLESRGVFPEAKWYWIGLGALLGYVLLFNILYTICLSILTLLKRNGREMSQETLQIKLENLTGYDQEPSSGGRVTNDKRYAEGGNNDEATSSNANHNSSPARKGSILPFVPVYMTFEDIRYSIDMPKALKVQGMAGSRLELLKDLSGSFRPGVLTALMGISGAGKTTLLDVLAGRKTSGHIHGNITVSGYPKKQETFSRVSGYCEQNDIHSPNLTVYESLMFSAWLRLPAEIDSIARKRFIDEFMELVELFPLKDALVGLPGLSGLSTEQRKRLTIAVELVANPSIIFMDEPTSGLDARAAAIVMRTVRNIVDMGRTVVCTIHQPSIDIFESFDELFLMKRGGEAIYVGPLGQHSCELIKYFESIEGVRKIKHGYNPSTWMLEVTSTLQEQITGVNFTQVYKNSELYRRNKNLIKELSTPHDGSSDLLFPTKYSQTFVIQCLACLWKQRLSYWRNPPYIAVNFFFTVVIALLFGTMFWGVGRKRQSQQALLSAMGSMYSTCFTLGVQNSSSVQPVVNIERTVFYRERASHMYSPLPYALGQVVVELPYIFLQTLIYGVIVYSMMGYEWTCTKFFWYMFFMYFTLSYFTFYGMMAAGLTPNYTMSSIVSTTFYAIWHLFSGFLIPKTRIPIWWRWYYWICPVAWTINGLVTSQFGDVDDKFDNGVRVSDFVESYFGYNLDLLWVAAMAVVSFAILFAILFGFSLKLFNFQKR, encoded by the exons GGCCTGGCGAATACTCTTCACATGACAACAAGAAGTAAGCAAAAAATATCTGTCCTTCACAATGCTAGTGGGATCATCAAGCCTCACAG AATGACCTTGCTATTAGGTTCTCCTGGCTCTGGAAAAACATCACTGTTGTTGGCCTTGGCTGGAACACTCCCATCAACCGTAAAA GTATCGGGGATGATAACTTACAATGGGCATACAATGGACAAATTTATACCCCAAAGATCCGCAGCTTATGTTAGCCAACATGATCTGCATATGGCTGAACTGACAGTTCGTGAGACAATCAATTTCTCTGCAAAGTGTCAAGGAGTTGGCCATCACTATG ATCTGTTTCTAGAACTattgagaagagaagaggaagaaaacaTTACACCAGATCCTGAAACTGATATATATTTGAAG GCAGCTACAACAGGAGAGGAGAAAGCTGAGATAGTTACAAATCACATACTAAAG ATTTTGGGGTTGGATATATGCGCCGACACAATTGTAGGTGATAATATGTTGAGAGGCATATCTGGAGGGCAAAAAAGGCGACTAACTACAG CTGAGATGCTTGTCACACTAGGACGAGCTCTTTTCATGGACGAGATATCAAATGGACTTGATAGCTCAACAACATTCCAGATAGTGAACACCATCCAACAAACCATTCATGTTCTTGGTGGAACAGCTGTCATTGCTTTGCTACAGCCTGCACCCGAGACATATGAATTATTTGATGATATAATTCTCCTCTCAGATGGTCAAGTTGTCTATAGTGGCCCTCGTGATCATGTGCTTGAGTTCTTTAAATCGTTGGGATTCAAATGCCCAGAAAGAAAAGGTGTAGCTGACTTCTTGCAAGAA GTTACATCAAGGAAAGATCAGAAACAATACTGGATACATGGCGATGACACATATCGATATATTCCTGTTACAGTGATTGCCGAGGCATTTCAGTGTTTCCATGTTGGCCAGGCAATAAGAAGTGAGTTGGCAATCCCATTTGATAACAGCAAGAGCCATATTGCAGCGCTGAAAACATCAAAGCATGGTGTCAACTTGAAAAAAATACTTAAAGCTAACATTGACAGAGAGATATTGCTGTTGAAAAGAAAAtcatttctatatatattcaaTGCACTTCAG TTAACACTGGTGGCGATAATTGCAATGAGTGTCTTTATCCGTACAAATATGCATCATGACTCGATAGAAAACGGGAGGATGTACATGGGAGTGCAGTTCTTTGGTACGTTGGCAATAATGTTTAAAGGGTTGGCAGAAATGGGAGCAGCTCTTGCAAATCTCCCAGTTTTTTTCAAGCAAAGGGATCTACTCTTCTATCCAGCATGGACATATTCCTTGCCATCATGGATCATTAAGACTCCAATCTCCTTCCTTAATACAATAATTTGGGTCTCCATAACATACTATGTTATTGGATTTGATCCAAATATAGAGAg ATGTTTTAGACAATTCCTTGTGCTTTTTGTAATGTCCGAGGCAATATGTGGACTTTTCCGTTTCATTGCTGCTCTTACAAGGCATCCAGTTGTTGCAAGCACCGTGAGTGAATTCTGTATACTAATAGTTATGGTTTCAAGCGGATTCATCCTATCAAGAG ATGAAGTTAAAAAATGGCTGATATGGGAGTACTGGACATCACCCCTGATGTATGCACTAAATGCCTTAGCAGTAAATGAATTCCTAAGTCCCAGCTGGaatgag GCACTACCTGGTTTTAGAGAACCACTCGGAAGGTTAGTTCTGGAATCTCGTGGGGTTTTCCCGGAGGCCAAATGGTATTGGATTGGTCTTGGTGCCTTGCTTGGATATGTGCTTCTGTTCAATATCCTCTACACCATCTGCCTCTCAATTCTCACAT TACTTAAAAGAAATGGGCGAGAAATGTCTCAGGAAACATTGCAGATAAAACTAGAAAATTTAACCGGTTATGATCAGGAGCCATCATCTGGAGGCCGAGTTACCAATGATAAAAGAT ACGCTGAGGGTGGCAACAATGATGAAGCAACTTCAAGCAATGCAAATCATAATTCTAGTCCAGCCAGGAAAGGAAGTATCCTGCCTTTTGTACCCGTTTACATGACATTTGAAGATATAAGATACAGTATAGACATGCCAAAG GCACTGAAAGTACAGGGTATGGCAGGGAGTCGGTTGGAACTACTGAAGGATCTTAGTGGTTCATTTAGGCCAGGAGTGCTTACAGCACTTATGGGTATCAGTGGTGCAGGCAAGACAACATTGTTGGATGTGTTAGCTGGGAGGAAGACCAGTGGACATATACATGGTAATATTACTGTATCTGGCTATCCGAAGAAGCAAGAAACATTTTCTCGAGTTTCAGGATATTGTGAACAAAATGATATCCATTCACCAAATCTAACTGTCTATGAATCCCTTATGTTCTCAGCATGGCTTAGATTACCAGCCGAAATTGATTCTATAGCAAGAAAG AGATTTATTGATGAGTTCATGGAGCTTGTGGAGCTCTTTCCCTTAAAAGATGCATTGGTTGGATTGCCTGGCTTGAGTGGATTATCAACTGAACAAAGGAAACGGCTAACAATAGCAGTGGAACTAGTTGCGAACCCATCTATCATATTCATGGATGAACCAACATCTGGACTTGATGCACGAGCAGCAGCCATTGTCATGAGGACAGTAAGGAATATTGTGGACATGGGAAGAACTGTTGTTTGCACAATCCATCAACCTAGTATTGATATATTTGAATCATTTGATGAG CTCTTCCTAATGAAAAGAGGAGGTGAAGCAATTTATGTAGGTCCATTAGGACAACATTCATGTGAATTGATCAAATATTTTGAG TCTATTGAAGGTGTCAGGAAGATAAAACATGGCTACAATCCTTCAACATGGATGCTGGAAGTGACTAGTACATTGCAGGAACAGATAACTGGGGTTAACTTTACTCAAGTATACAAGAATTCTGAACTATATAG GAGGAACAAAAATTTGATAAAGGAGTTAAGCACACCCCATGACGGTTCAAGCGACTTATTGTTTCCAACTAAATATTCACAGACCTTTGTTATACAATGTTTGGCTTGCCTCTGGAAGCAACGTTTGTCATATTGGAGGAATCCTCCATATATTGCTGTGAATTTCTTCTTCACCGTTGTAATTGCACTATTGTTTGGAACAATGTTCTGGGGTGTTGGTAGAAAAAG GCAAAGTCAACAAGCCTTGCTCAGTGCCATGGGTTCCATGTATTCCACATGTTTCACTCTAGGAGTGCAGAACTCTTCTTCAGTTCAACCAGTTGTCAATATTGAACGCACGGTCTTTTACAGGGAAAGAGCATCTCACATGTACTCGCCTTTACCATATGCCTTGGGGCAG GTTGTAGTTGAACTTCCTTACATCTTCCTCCAAACCTTGATATATGGTGTGATAGTGTATTCTATGATGGGATATGAGTGGACATGCACCAAGTTTTTTTGGTACATGTTCTTCATGTACTTCACTCTATCATACTTCACATTTTATGGCATGATGGCGGCAGGTCTAACTCCAAACTACACCATGTCCTCTATTGTTTCCACAACTTTCTATGCCATATGGCACCTTTTCTCTGGATTTCTAATACCAAAAACA AGAATTCCAATATGGTGGAGATGGTACTATTGGATTTGCCCTGTTGCATGGACAATCAATGGGTTGGTTACTTCACAGTTTGGGGATGTAGATGACAAGTTTGATAACGGTGTGCGTGTATCTGACTTTGTTGAGAGCTACTTTGGTTACAATCTTGACTTGTTATGGGTGGCTGCTATGGCCGTTGTGTCATTTGCAATTCTTTTTGCCATCCTTTTCGGATTCTCACTTAAGCTATTCAACTTCCAAAAGAGATAA